In one Echinicola marina genomic region, the following are encoded:
- a CDS encoding sulfatase family protein: MKSPNILFVISDDQSFSHTSFAGSSFVHTPAFDRVAREGVYFANCIAGSPGCAPSRSSIVTGRYPWQNEQSGQHASSWLKKYVPFIDVLGENGYATGRTGKGVAPFQYAKKPADSLWRTTDAGGIAHSNIHYGDNKEELEGYAKGVSGLDYFENFKSFMENKEKEQPFFFWFGASEPHRAYEKGSWKRMGKQLEDVEVPDFLPDNDEVRGDLLDYAVEIEWFDRHLGKMLKYLEDIGELENTIVIVTSDNGKPFPRAKANAYEYGIHVPLAVRYPKAFPGGRINDAPLSFVDIAPTILEIAGVSAEGMMPITGQSFLNILTSEDHKVKGRAMDYALSGRERHSSSRYQNWGYPQRAIRSKDYLYIWNMKPERWPAGAPQKHDPKDDTRLLPMNGIGSDGNYIPQSAYTDIDDCPTKTYLLEHNQDSDIQFYFDLAVAKRPEFELYDIQNDPACLDNLVGKTGYAEVEKRLNETLVMELIRTKDPRVVGPDKDVFDTYKRYSPIRSFPQP; this comes from the coding sequence TTGAAATCCCCTAACATCCTATTCGTAATCAGCGATGACCAGTCCTTTTCCCATACCAGTTTTGCAGGCAGTAGTTTTGTCCATACACCTGCCTTTGATAGGGTGGCCAGGGAAGGGGTCTATTTTGCCAATTGCATTGCGGGATCTCCTGGTTGTGCTCCTTCAAGAAGCTCCATAGTTACCGGGCGGTACCCTTGGCAAAATGAACAATCTGGCCAACATGCTTCGTCTTGGCTGAAAAAGTATGTGCCTTTTATTGATGTCTTGGGAGAGAACGGTTATGCTACTGGACGAACAGGAAAAGGGGTGGCGCCATTTCAATATGCCAAAAAGCCAGCAGATTCCCTTTGGAGAACTACAGATGCAGGAGGGATTGCCCATTCCAATATTCACTATGGGGATAATAAAGAGGAGCTTGAAGGGTATGCAAAGGGTGTCAGTGGACTGGATTATTTTGAGAATTTTAAATCTTTTATGGAAAATAAAGAAAAGGAGCAGCCCTTCTTTTTTTGGTTTGGTGCATCAGAACCCCATAGAGCCTATGAAAAAGGTTCCTGGAAAAGAATGGGAAAGCAACTAGAGGATGTGGAGGTACCGGACTTTCTTCCTGATAATGACGAGGTACGGGGTGATTTATTGGATTATGCCGTCGAGATAGAGTGGTTTGACAGGCATCTGGGAAAAATGTTAAAGTACTTGGAGGACATCGGAGAACTGGAAAACACCATAGTGATTGTCACTTCTGATAATGGAAAGCCCTTCCCTCGGGCCAAGGCCAATGCTTACGAATATGGTATTCATGTGCCCTTGGCTGTGCGATATCCCAAAGCATTCCCAGGAGGGAGGATCAATGATGCACCATTGTCCTTCGTGGATATTGCTCCCACGATTTTGGAGATAGCCGGAGTATCTGCTGAAGGAATGATGCCTATTACCGGGCAGAGTTTTTTAAATATCCTTACTTCCGAAGACCATAAGGTAAAAGGGCGAGCGATGGACTATGCCCTTTCAGGACGAGAACGCCATTCTTCTTCAAGGTATCAAAACTGGGGTTATCCGCAGCGGGCGATCCGTAGCAAGGATTACCTATATATTTGGAATATGAAACCCGAAAGATGGCCTGCCGGAGCTCCTCAAAAGCATGATCCTAAAGATGATACAAGGCTATTGCCGATGAATGGCATAGGTTCAGATGGAAACTATATTCCTCAAAGTGCTTATACAGATATCGATGATTGCCCTACTAAGACCTATCTGTTAGAGCATAATCAGGATAGCGATATCCAGTTTTATTTTGATTTGGCGGTAGCAAAAAGACCTGAATTTGAATTGTACGATATCCAAAATGATCCCGCTTGTCTGGATAATTTGGTGGGCAAAACGGGATATGCTGAGGTAGAGAAAAGGTTAAATGAGACCTTGGTAATGGAACTCATAAGAACCAAAGACCCTAGAGTGGTAGGTCCGGATAAGGATGTTTTTGATACATATAAGCGATATTCTCCTATCAGAAGTTTTCCTCAACCCTAA
- a CDS encoding RagB/SusD family nutrient uptake outer membrane protein, translated as MKKYRLYIIGLLLLTTMNACEEQLVEEPYDQLSPSNILNNEVGLESLLTSAYGFMQVHRFGLIQWHYLEEGPSDLFFESGGGQARDAAFIQDFTFNSEHPWIGGVYNGRWNAIRDVNLFLDNVDPVNYSLADKSERIAEARFIRAFSYYLLTKWFGEVPLTLSSTPELYPAKTPANEMNQFIESELRAAADELPTLQVEANRVTKGAALAILTKFYLNTKQWQKCTETADEIIELDVYDLYPDYEAMFAPENEVNSEFIFVMPQTRDASGMGTEWLSLSLPPAYPIEGPNFAAQFRYYDAFVNSFAPEDNRKNLILTSYVRNDGQSVQLLGNDNSRSFKFLDLNRIGADQENDFPMVRYADILLSKAEAMNELQGPNQESIDLINLVRARAGENMEMLQLTNFDQSSLRDHILQERAWEFYSETKRRSDLLRHGKFIEKALERGKNAKPYNVLYPIPQGEINANENLVQNDGY; from the coding sequence ATGAAAAAATATAGATTATATATCATTGGACTGTTGCTGTTGACCACCATGAATGCTTGTGAAGAGCAGTTGGTTGAAGAGCCTTATGACCAACTTAGCCCCAGCAATATCCTGAATAATGAGGTGGGATTGGAATCTTTGTTAACTTCTGCGTATGGGTTTATGCAAGTCCATCGATTTGGACTTATCCAATGGCATTATTTAGAAGAAGGCCCTTCTGATCTGTTTTTCGAATCGGGAGGAGGGCAAGCACGGGATGCGGCTTTTATACAGGATTTTACTTTTAATTCTGAGCATCCTTGGATAGGTGGCGTTTATAATGGAAGATGGAATGCCATTAGGGATGTCAACTTGTTTTTAGACAATGTGGACCCGGTGAATTATTCCCTAGCAGATAAAAGCGAGCGGATCGCAGAAGCGAGGTTTATTCGCGCTTTCAGTTATTACCTTTTGACCAAGTGGTTTGGAGAAGTACCATTGACACTGAGCAGTACTCCTGAGCTTTACCCTGCAAAGACCCCTGCCAATGAGATGAACCAATTTATAGAGTCTGAACTACGTGCAGCTGCAGATGAATTGCCGACTTTACAAGTGGAAGCTAATAGGGTCACAAAGGGAGCTGCTTTGGCCATATTGACGAAGTTTTATCTCAATACCAAACAATGGCAGAAATGTACAGAGACTGCAGATGAAATCATTGAATTGGATGTATATGATTTATATCCAGATTATGAAGCGATGTTTGCCCCGGAAAATGAGGTTAATTCAGAGTTTATCTTTGTGATGCCGCAAACACGCGATGCCAGTGGTATGGGTACAGAGTGGCTTTCCCTTTCCCTACCTCCTGCATATCCCATAGAGGGACCAAATTTTGCAGCCCAATTCAGGTATTATGATGCCTTTGTCAATTCTTTTGCGCCTGAGGACAATAGAAAGAACCTGATACTTACCAGTTATGTGAGAAACGATGGACAGTCGGTGCAATTATTGGGTAATGACAATTCCAGAAGTTTCAAGTTTTTAGATCTTAACCGTATAGGGGCTGACCAGGAAAATGATTTTCCTATGGTGCGATATGCGGATATTTTGTTGTCAAAAGCTGAGGCTATGAATGAGCTTCAAGGGCCTAATCAGGAAAGCATAGATTTGATCAACCTTGTCCGGGCAAGGGCTGGTGAGAATATGGAAATGCTACAACTGACCAACTTTGATCAAAGTAGTTTAAGAGATCACATTCTGCAGGAGAGAGCTTGGGAATTTTACTCTGAGACCAAAAGAAGAAGTGATCTCTTGCGTCATGGAAAATTCATTGAAAAGGCCTTGGAAAGAGGAAAGAATGCGAAGCCGTACAATGTATTGTATCCTATTCCACAGGGGGAAATTAATGCCAATGAAAATCTCGTTCAAAACGATGGATATTGA
- a CDS encoding SusC/RagA family TonB-linked outer membrane protein — MKLKLQKTIYMLSKYFLYGFVVQMLVFNFVLATNVNGQYKSIDEVQVRINKKSSSLIDFFRQIEAQTSFNFLYDHDELDELAQIQFSERVGSVESFLRDVSLQTDLSFRQVNNGIDVKKREIVKLTNTIIQDRNISGLVVDKSGESLPGVNIIIKGSTKGTITDLDGKFSIEASNDDILVFSFLGFTSKEVSVGNQDFLNVTLEEDLSDLDEVVVVGYGTVKKSDLTGAVASVKPEELNLGSLQNIDQMLTGRMPGVQINQNSAEPGGSVNVRIRGVGSINAGNEPLYVIDGMPIDNSPSISGSGSGISDNRNPKNPLNLINPNDIASIEVLKDASATAIYGSRGANGVIMITTKRGSNKGTQVTYDFSGSLQQMANKVDLLSSTEFAQVVNDIQEDSGLDPLYDMSQVTEQSDWLDEITRTGYIQNHNLAVSGGNDKSSFYSSVSYYDQEGIVISSGMERISARLNAEFKASDKFRYGVNLTNSYVKNDNVPFGTGFNASAGVVNSAMEIDPTIDKFNPDGTPYQDFSIDMDNPLIIADVFTEEENTRLLGNVFGEYTIIPDLNAKLTLGFDRLNARKDTYVQSTTKTGIANGSGIGTIITGDKSNKMLEATVNYKKSWSTHNFNFLAGYTYQDFINKGFSGTIDGFPSDALLTNNFGLGNTERDEVNSYKNSNKLISYLSRVNYDYKSKYYVTFSMRADGSSKFGENNKFGYFPSMALSWRVSQESFLSNSEVVTNLKLRTSWGKTGNQSIGNFMSLSTLGAGGLALINGLQQQGITATRIPNPNLKWETTTQFDIGVDLELWAGRLNFVADYFIRNTDDLLLNLPLPKSSGFNSILDNVGSVENKGFELAIESYNIDRQKFAWTTSFNLTKVKNTVTDLAGSDQILQGGLPFTSDITIVTEGQPLNSYYGHIVDGIWQEGEDIANSAQPNAQPGYPKFRDISGPEGVPDGAISDADKTVIGSPFPDFSLGLRNNFQYGRLNLDVFFAGDFGQSLLNQNLLNSLYPIDPGRNRMAEPLLNRWTPQNPSNKWPSGVNPTSYGGSTVNSLSVEDATFIRLRNLRLSYDFNVANHKFLRGVNFYLQGSNLLLITDYMGFDPEVNSLNNGANSARADYNAYPNARTYSVGCRLSF; from the coding sequence ATGAAATTAAAACTACAAAAGACAATTTATATGTTGTCCAAGTACTTCCTATACGGGTTTGTAGTACAAATGTTGGTATTCAACTTTGTATTGGCCACTAATGTCAATGGGCAGTATAAGTCCATTGATGAGGTTCAAGTCAGAATTAATAAGAAATCCAGTAGCTTAATTGATTTTTTTAGACAAATAGAAGCTCAAACTTCATTTAATTTTTTATATGATCACGATGAACTTGATGAACTTGCTCAAATTCAGTTCAGCGAAAGAGTGGGAAGTGTGGAAAGCTTTCTAAGAGATGTTTCTTTACAGACAGACCTTAGTTTTAGACAGGTCAATAATGGGATTGATGTGAAGAAAAGGGAAATTGTCAAATTGACAAATACCATAATTCAAGATAGAAATATCAGTGGACTTGTTGTTGACAAGTCTGGGGAAAGCCTGCCGGGAGTTAATATTATTATAAAAGGGAGTACCAAAGGGACTATTACGGACCTGGATGGTAAATTCAGTATCGAGGCTTCCAATGATGATATACTTGTATTTTCCTTTTTGGGATTTACCTCAAAAGAGGTTAGCGTAGGTAATCAGGATTTTCTAAATGTCACTTTGGAAGAGGATCTTTCTGATCTGGACGAAGTGGTAGTGGTAGGATATGGTACCGTAAAGAAAAGTGACCTTACGGGTGCGGTGGCTTCTGTCAAGCCTGAAGAGCTGAATTTGGGCTCACTTCAAAATATTGACCAGATGCTGACTGGTAGGATGCCTGGTGTGCAGATCAATCAGAACAGCGCCGAGCCGGGAGGTTCTGTGAATGTAAGGATTAGAGGGGTAGGTTCTATCAATGCAGGTAATGAACCGCTCTATGTGATCGATGGAATGCCTATTGATAATAGTCCTTCTATATCAGGATCAGGTTCTGGGATCAGCGATAACCGAAATCCGAAAAATCCACTCAACTTGATCAACCCTAATGATATTGCTTCCATTGAGGTGTTAAAAGATGCTTCCGCAACCGCAATCTATGGTTCCAGGGGAGCTAACGGTGTCATCATGATCACGACCAAAAGAGGAAGCAATAAGGGTACTCAGGTAACCTATGATTTTTCAGGGAGTCTTCAGCAAATGGCCAATAAGGTGGACCTGCTGAGCTCTACAGAATTTGCACAAGTGGTCAATGATATTCAAGAAGACAGTGGCTTGGATCCATTGTATGATATGTCGCAAGTTACTGAGCAGTCTGATTGGCTGGATGAGATTACCAGAACAGGGTATATACAAAATCATAATTTGGCTGTAAGCGGAGGGAATGACAAGAGTTCTTTTTATTCTTCAGTAAGCTATTATGACCAAGAAGGCATCGTGATAAGTTCTGGTATGGAGCGCATATCAGCTAGGTTAAATGCCGAATTTAAAGCCAGTGATAAGTTTCGCTATGGTGTTAACTTGACCAACTCCTATGTAAAGAATGATAATGTGCCTTTTGGAACGGGCTTCAATGCCAGTGCAGGGGTGGTCAATTCAGCCATGGAAATCGATCCAACTATAGACAAGTTCAACCCTGACGGCACCCCGTATCAGGATTTTAGTATCGATATGGACAACCCTTTGATCATTGCGGATGTCTTTACCGAAGAGGAGAATACCAGACTTCTGGGAAATGTCTTTGGTGAGTATACCATTATCCCAGACCTGAATGCCAAGCTGACCTTGGGATTTGACAGGCTGAATGCTAGAAAAGACACTTACGTGCAGTCTACCACCAAGACAGGGATTGCCAATGGTAGTGGTATCGGCACGATCATCACGGGTGATAAATCCAATAAAATGTTGGAGGCTACAGTAAACTATAAGAAGAGTTGGTCGACTCATAACTTTAACTTCTTGGCTGGTTATACTTATCAGGATTTTATCAACAAAGGTTTTAGTGGTACGATTGATGGCTTTCCTTCCGATGCACTGTTGACCAATAATTTTGGATTGGGAAATACAGAAAGAGATGAAGTAAACAGCTATAAAAACTCCAATAAGCTGATCTCTTATCTTTCTAGGGTCAATTATGACTATAAAAGTAAATACTATGTTACTTTTTCCATGAGAGCTGATGGTTCATCCAAGTTTGGGGAAAATAATAAGTTTGGTTACTTCCCAAGTATGGCACTGTCATGGAGGGTTTCACAAGAATCTTTTCTTTCCAATTCAGAAGTGGTTACCAACCTGAAATTAAGAACCAGCTGGGGGAAAACAGGTAACCAAAGTATCGGGAATTTCATGTCCCTTTCCACTTTAGGAGCAGGGGGATTGGCTTTGATCAATGGACTACAGCAACAAGGAATTACGGCAACTAGGATTCCTAACCCGAATTTGAAATGGGAAACGACCACACAGTTTGATATAGGAGTGGACTTGGAACTTTGGGCAGGACGTTTAAATTTCGTTGCAGATTATTTTATCCGAAATACGGATGATTTATTGCTCAATCTTCCCCTTCCAAAATCTTCCGGTTTTAATTCCATCTTGGACAATGTGGGCTCTGTGGAAAACAAAGGATTTGAGTTGGCCATTGAATCTTATAATATAGACAGACAAAAGTTTGCATGGACAACAAGCTTTAACCTTACCAAAGTGAAGAATACAGTGACTGATTTGGCCGGAAGTGACCAGATTCTTCAAGGAGGTCTGCCATTTACTTCTGACATTACGATAGTAACCGAAGGCCAGCCGTTGAATAGTTACTATGGGCATATTGTGGATGGAATATGGCAAGAAGGTGAGGATATCGCCAATTCAGCACAGCCAAATGCCCAGCCAGGTTATCCGAAATTTAGGGATATCAGTGGTCCTGAAGGAGTGCCTGATGGTGCCATTAGTGATGCGGATAAAACAGTTATTGGAAGTCCTTTTCCTGACTTTTCTTTGGGCTTAAGAAATAATTTCCAATATGGAAGATTGAATTTGGATGTGTTCTTTGCCGGAGATTTTGGCCAAAGTCTGCTTAACCAAAATCTGTTGAATTCCCTTTATCCAATTGATCCGGGTAGAAACCGTATGGCAGAGCCCTTGTTGAATAGGTGGACACCTCAAAATCCAAGCAATAAATGGCCATCTGGTGTGAACCCAACCTCTTATGGAGGAAGTACCGTGAACAGTCTTTCTGTGGAAGATGCTACTTTCATTCGCTTGAGGAACTTGAGGCTGAGCTATGACTTCAATGTGGCCAATCATAAATTCCTAAGAGGGGTGAACTTTTACCTTCAGGGAAGCAACTTGTTGTTGATCACTGACTATATGGGCTTTGATCCCGAAGTCAATTCCCTTAACAATGGAGCGAATTCAGCTAGGGCTGACTATAACGCCTATCCCAATGCAAGGACTTATAGCGTGGGATGTAGACTTTCCTTCTAA
- a CDS encoding FecR family protein has translation MPQIKDLLEDVEFIRWVKQPDADLNRYWQHWLEANPDRLADAKFAKEILLNLEFPSKPSTEDAKREVLNRLLSNRTISTSPNTEGIAPYTHRTILWNRMSQWAKVAAILVFSVLITFLTTRFLNTDAEEDQMIGIEWITKSTAMGEKLSFRLSDGSVVWLNAGSSLQYPVSFDSTVRLVKLSGEGFFEVAKDSIKPFKVLSGNLTTTALGTSFNIHSHASKDVKVSLVTGKVVIDEAFSGKAYFLSPGQELGFDLGKGQIDIHPFDDELVQSWRNGVLIFKKAQFEQVKEKLESWYGVSIEVKGVIPKTWRFSGKFEQQMLETILNSMSNIENFDYKIKGKKVNISFKQ, from the coding sequence ATGCCGCAAATTAAAGATCTTTTAGAAGATGTAGAATTTATCCGATGGGTAAAGCAGCCAGATGCTGACCTCAACCGGTATTGGCAGCACTGGTTGGAGGCCAATCCTGATAGGTTGGCTGATGCCAAGTTTGCCAAGGAAATACTTTTAAACCTTGAGTTTCCATCTAAGCCGTCCACGGAGGATGCAAAAAGAGAAGTGCTTAACCGCTTGCTTTCCAATAGAACGATTTCAACATCTCCGAATACTGAAGGTATAGCACCTTATACACATAGAACTATTTTGTGGAACCGAATGAGCCAATGGGCGAAGGTTGCAGCTATACTTGTTTTTTCTGTTTTGATTACCTTTTTGACCACAAGGTTTTTAAATACTGATGCAGAGGAAGATCAAATGATAGGCATAGAGTGGATTACGAAATCTACAGCTATGGGAGAGAAGTTAAGTTTTAGGCTTTCAGATGGTTCAGTGGTTTGGCTTAATGCGGGTAGCAGTCTACAGTATCCTGTTAGTTTTGATTCAACAGTACGCTTGGTAAAACTGTCCGGAGAGGGCTTTTTTGAAGTGGCCAAGGATAGTATTAAGCCGTTTAAGGTACTTTCCGGCAATCTAACGACTACTGCATTGGGAACCTCCTTTAATATTCACAGCCATGCATCAAAAGACGTTAAGGTTTCTCTAGTTACAGGCAAAGTAGTGATTGATGAAGCTTTTTCCGGTAAAGCATATTTTTTAAGTCCTGGGCAGGAATTGGGTTTTGATCTTGGGAAGGGGCAAATAGATATTCACCCATTTGATGATGAATTGGTTCAAAGCTGGCGGAATGGCGTTTTGATCTTTAAGAAAGCACAGTTTGAGCAGGTAAAAGAAAAGCTGGAAAGCTGGTATGGGGTTTCCATTGAAGTGAAAGGAGTGATTCCAAAGACATGGCGCTTTTCTGGAAAATTTGAGCAACAAATGTTGGAAACGATTCTTAACAGTATGTCCAATATTGAAAACTTCGACTATAAAATCAAGGGAAAGAAAGTTAATATATCATTTAAACAATAA
- a CDS encoding RNA polymerase sigma factor, protein MIVKSYKVEYVEDSAVGGPKEGELTDIDLWKAFKKGSNAAFLKIYENYFDSLYRFGTRITPNEELVKDAIHDVFLDLRKYGETIGDTHHIKFYLFKCLKRRIIKELDKWVGRQSDLDEHTPFEVTISHEQVLISSQLDQEQFRNIQSALDDLSPRKREAIYYLFYEGMGYEEISEMMALSNPKSARDLVYKALRSLRNSLGFIPLFFQLANV, encoded by the coding sequence ATGATAGTCAAAAGTTATAAGGTAGAGTATGTTGAAGATAGTGCTGTAGGGGGACCAAAAGAAGGGGAGCTTACTGATATTGACTTGTGGAAAGCTTTTAAAAAGGGAAGCAATGCTGCCTTTTTGAAAATTTATGAAAATTACTTTGATAGCTTGTATCGGTTTGGGACCAGAATAACTCCCAACGAAGAATTGGTGAAGGATGCTATTCATGATGTATTTTTAGACTTAAGAAAGTACGGCGAAACGATTGGGGATACCCATCACATCAAGTTTTATTTATTTAAATGTTTAAAAAGAAGGATCATTAAGGAATTAGACAAATGGGTAGGCCGTCAATCCGATTTGGATGAGCATACTCCATTTGAAGTAACTATTTCACATGAACAGGTTTTGATCAGTTCCCAGTTGGATCAAGAGCAATTTAGAAATATTCAATCTGCTTTGGATGATTTATCCCCAAGAAAGCGGGAGGCTATCTACTATTTGTTCTATGAAGGGATGGGGTATGAGGAAATCAGTGAAATGATGGCTTTGTCCAATCCCAAATCAGCCCGTGATTTGGTCTATAAAGCTTTGCGTTCCCTAAGGAATTCCCTTGGTTTTATTCCATTATTTTTTCAATTAGCTAATGTCTGA
- a CDS encoding dicarboxylate/amino acid:cation symporter — protein MMRIVNSLLFKVFMAIVLGIVFGLYMPEWFNRVFATFNAFFGQFLSFSIPLIIMGLIMPAISDLGKEAGKMLLITAAIAYGSTLFSGFMSFFTSSTIFPSLLEEHVNSASSMAESAKELIPYFSIEIPPVIEVMSALVLAFVIGLGLSYQEKSTLKLAVKDFETIIMQVIERVIVPLLPIFILGIFANMAYSGQVYQILSVFMNIIGVIFAMHIFLLILQYVIVGSIVKKNPVKLLSAMLPAYFTALGTQSSAATIPVTLGQAEKNGVSEKVAGFVVPLCATIHLSGSIMKITACAIALMILNGMPINFPVFAGFIFMLGIAMVAAPGVPGGAIMAAIGVLQAMLGFNEEMIGLMIALYIAMDSFGTACNVTGDGAIALVVDKIVNKEVPKHEVA, from the coding sequence ATGATGCGTATTGTCAATAGTTTGTTGTTTAAGGTCTTTATGGCCATTGTGCTAGGTATTGTTTTTGGCTTGTATATGCCAGAGTGGTTCAATAGGGTTTTTGCGACCTTCAATGCCTTTTTTGGTCAGTTTTTGAGCTTTTCAATTCCCTTGATAATTATGGGGCTGATCATGCCTGCAATTTCCGACCTAGGTAAAGAGGCTGGCAAAATGCTCTTGATCACTGCCGCTATTGCCTATGGCTCCACCTTGTTTTCGGGCTTTATGAGCTTTTTTACTTCCTCTACGATTTTTCCCTCCTTACTGGAAGAGCATGTCAACTCCGCTTCAAGCATGGCAGAAAGTGCCAAGGAGTTGATTCCTTACTTTTCAATAGAAATACCGCCTGTTATTGAAGTGATGTCTGCCTTGGTCTTGGCTTTTGTGATTGGCTTGGGACTTTCTTACCAGGAAAAGTCAACCTTGAAGCTGGCAGTAAAGGATTTTGAGACCATCATTATGCAGGTGATTGAGCGAGTGATCGTGCCGCTTTTGCCAATATTTATTTTGGGTATTTTTGCCAATATGGCCTATAGTGGTCAAGTTTACCAGATCCTTTCGGTATTTATGAATATCATCGGGGTGATCTTTGCCATGCATATCTTTTTGTTGATTCTTCAATATGTGATCGTAGGGTCCATCGTCAAAAAGAATCCAGTTAAGTTACTGTCAGCCATGCTCCCCGCTTATTTTACTGCCTTGGGTACGCAGTCCTCGGCGGCCACCATTCCCGTGACACTTGGACAAGCGGAGAAAAATGGTGTGTCAGAAAAAGTGGCAGGTTTTGTAGTTCCCCTCTGCGCTACTATTCACCTGTCAGGAAGTATCATGAAGATCACTGCTTGTGCCATCGCCTTGATGATCCTAAATGGGATGCCGATAAATTTCCCGGTTTTTGCCGGTTTTATTTTCATGTTGGGTATAGCAATGGTAGCTGCTCCAGGGGTGCCTGGTGGGGCGATTATGGCGGCCATAGGAGTGCTTCAGGCCATGCTGGGCTTTAACGAAGAAATGATCGGTTTAATGATTGCGCTCTATATTGCCATGGATAGCTTCGGCACTGCCTGCAATGTCACTGGCGATGGAGCCATCGCCTTGGTAGTCGACAAGATCGTGAATAAGGAGGTTCCTAAGCATGAGGTAGCGTAA
- a CDS encoding TolC family protein yields MLDKIIKISLGVVCLVLSVSACKTPSLVERKVNKNIPASFNGSQDTTNTAEISWEDYFTDPYLNALIDTALKNNQELNITLQEIEVARNEVRARKGEYLPFVDIKAGAGTEKVGRYTSQGANDANTDIKPGKEMPEPLSDYLIGAFATWEVDIWHKLRNAKKSALSRYLATVEGKNFMVTNLIAELANSYYELLALDKQLEIVNQNIEIQSNALEIVRLQKTAAKVTELAVRKFEAEVYHTKSLQFDIQQEIIETENEINFLVGRYPQPVKRSSIELGTLMPEDVYAGVPAQLLENRPDIKQAELELAAADLDVKVAKARFYPSLGISAGVGFQAFNPSHLLTTPESLIYSIAGDLSAPLINRNAIKADYRSANAEQIQAVYNYEQTVLKAYIEVANQLSKIGNLEKSYGLKAQEVAALTKSIDISNDLFKSARADYMEVLLTQRDALESRFDLVETQMQQLNAFVKMYQALGGGWK; encoded by the coding sequence ATGCTTGATAAAATCATAAAAATAAGCCTGGGAGTGGTTTGTTTGGTGCTGAGCGTCTCAGCATGTAAGACCCCTTCTCTTGTCGAAAGAAAAGTAAATAAAAATATTCCTGCGAGTTTTAATGGCTCGCAGGATACTACCAATACTGCTGAAATAAGCTGGGAGGATTATTTTACAGATCCTTATTTGAATGCCCTAATAGATACTGCCCTGAAAAACAATCAGGAGTTAAATATCACTTTACAAGAGATAGAGGTGGCCAGGAATGAAGTTAGGGCCAGAAAAGGGGAGTATTTACCTTTTGTGGACATCAAGGCAGGGGCCGGTACTGAAAAAGTAGGAAGATATACCAGCCAAGGTGCCAATGATGCCAATACTGATATTAAGCCTGGCAAGGAAATGCCAGAACCCTTATCTGATTATTTGATTGGTGCCTTTGCCACCTGGGAAGTGGATATTTGGCATAAGTTGAGGAATGCTAAAAAGTCCGCTCTATCGAGGTATCTGGCTACGGTGGAAGGGAAAAATTTTATGGTGACCAACTTAATTGCTGAATTGGCCAATTCCTATTATGAATTATTGGCCTTGGACAAGCAGTTGGAAATTGTCAATCAGAATATAGAGATCCAAAGCAATGCCTTGGAGATCGTAAGGTTGCAAAAAACAGCGGCAAAGGTTACTGAATTGGCTGTTCGTAAGTTTGAGGCAGAAGTTTACCATACCAAGAGTCTACAATTTGATATTCAGCAAGAGATTATTGAAACGGAGAATGAAATCAATTTCTTGGTAGGCAGGTATCCACAGCCAGTAAAAAGGAGCAGTATAGAATTGGGGACCTTGATGCCAGAAGATGTCTATGCAGGCGTACCTGCTCAGCTCTTGGAAAATCGTCCTGACATTAAACAAGCGGAACTGGAATTGGCCGCGGCCGATTTGGATGTAAAAGTGGCCAAGGCGAGATTTTATCCTTCTTTGGGGATTTCTGCAGGGGTAGGTTTTCAGGCCTTTAATCCTTCCCATTTGCTCACTACTCCAGAGTCACTTATTTATTCGATTGCAGGGGATTTATCTGCTCCTTTGATCAATAGAAACGCCATCAAAGCGGATTATAGGAGTGCCAATGCCGAACAGATTCAAGCGGTGTATAACTATGAACAAACTGTTTTGAAGGCCTATATAGAAGTAGCGAATCAGTTGTCCAAAATAGGGAACTTGGAAAAGAGCTATGGATTGAAAGCCCAAGAAGTCGCGGCTTTGACTAAATCCATTGATATTTCCAATGACCTTTTCAAATCGGCAAGAGCTGATTATATGGAGGTATTGCTTACGCAAAGAGATGCCTTGGAATCCAGGTTTGATCTGGTGGAAACCCAAATGCAACAGTTGAATGCATTTGTGAAAATGTACCAAGCCTTGGGTGGTGGTTGGAAATGA